In Streptomyces sp. NBC_00483, a single window of DNA contains:
- a CDS encoding sugar ABC transporter permease, whose amino-acid sequence MSTTTTRSASRIPAQRSATDGAAAKNRRVRRRGERSPLAKALTHGILAVASLIALFPVVWLTYLSLGPDKDDYLHPGNILSKATLDNYSYVLEHTQFFYWAASTLIVALGTTLVGVLFAATTGYAVSRMRFPGYRPLMWMLLLTQAFPIAVLIVPIYEIFSELGLIDTYQGLILINCTTIVPYCTWLLKGYFDTIPGEIDEAGRIDGLSPFGTFWRLILPLAKPGIAVAAFYAFITAFAEVAFANTFMLSDTKYTFAIGLSSFVSEHDAQWNLMAATAVLIAIPVTAFFYLVQKHLVTGLTAGGTKG is encoded by the coding sequence ATGAGCACCACGACCACCCGCTCCGCGTCGCGGATCCCCGCACAGCGATCCGCGACCGACGGCGCTGCCGCGAAGAACCGGCGCGTACGCAGGCGTGGCGAGCGCAGCCCGCTCGCGAAGGCCCTCACGCACGGCATCCTCGCCGTGGCGAGCCTCATCGCGCTGTTCCCCGTCGTCTGGCTGACGTATCTGTCGCTGGGGCCCGACAAGGACGACTATCTGCACCCGGGCAACATCCTCAGCAAGGCGACCCTCGACAATTACAGTTACGTCCTGGAGCACACCCAGTTCTTCTACTGGGCGGCGTCGACGCTGATCGTGGCGCTCGGCACCACGCTCGTCGGCGTGCTGTTCGCGGCGACCACCGGCTACGCCGTCTCCCGTATGCGCTTCCCCGGCTACCGCCCGCTGATGTGGATGCTGCTGCTCACGCAGGCCTTCCCGATCGCCGTGCTGATCGTGCCCATCTACGAGATCTTCTCGGAACTCGGCCTGATCGACACCTACCAGGGCCTCATCCTCATCAACTGCACGACGATCGTGCCGTACTGCACCTGGCTGCTGAAGGGCTACTTCGACACCATCCCCGGCGAGATCGACGAGGCGGGCCGGATCGACGGGCTCAGCCCGTTCGGCACCTTCTGGCGCCTCATCCTGCCGCTCGCTAAGCCGGGCATCGCGGTCGCCGCGTTCTACGCCTTCATCACGGCGTTCGCCGAGGTCGCCTTCGCCAACACCTTCATGCTCAGTGACACCAAGTACACCTTCGCGATCGGCCTGTCGAGCTTCGTCAGCGAGCACGACGCGCAGTGGAACCTGATGGCGGCGACCGCGGTGTTGATCGCCATCCCGGTGACCGCTTTCTTCT